The DNA segment CGGCCGCCTTGTGGTGCTCCCCCGTGCCGCGGTAGAGCGCGCCGAGGTTCGCGAGGTCGATGACGAGCGAGCGCTCGAGGCCGGGTTTGTCGTGCAGGGAGATGGCCCGCAAGAGGAGCTTCTCCGCCTGCGTGAGTTTCCCGGTCGCCATGTAGAGGCCCGCGAGGTTCCCGAGCACCGTCCCGAGGGCCGCCTCGCGCGGGGCGCCTCCCTTCTCTTCGAGGGCGACGGCGCGCTCGTAGGCTCGCTCGGCGCCCTTCATGTCGCCCTTTTTCTTGAGCAAGGTGGCGAGGTTCCCGAGCGCCGTGGCGAGCAGATCGCCCTGCCCCTTCGTGGCCTCGAGGATCTCGACGGCGCGGCGCAAGAACCCTTCGGCCTTCGGGTAATCGCCGGTCGCGAGGTACATCCCGCCGAGATCGGAGAGCGCCGAGCCCGTCTTCGGGTGCTCCTTGCCGAGGTTCTGCTCGCGGAGCGCGACGAGCTTCTGCGCGGCCGCGAGCGCCGCCGCATACTTTCCCGCGAGGTAAAGCGACTCGACCTCCTTTTCGAGCGCGTCGCCCTCGGCGACGGCGGCGGCGGGTTTCGCGGGCGTGTCTGCGCGCGCGAGGCCCCCCGAGAGCGTGCCGAGGGCGAGGGTGAGGGCGAAAGCGGCGTTCGCGAGGCGGCGCATCACTTTCGGTTCTACCATCGCTCGCGGGACGCGTGGTAGCCTCCCGCGCCATGCGTCGGTTCGAGTTCGTCGATGGGTCGTCGAAGAAGTTCTGGCAGATCGAGCGCGAGGGCGCGAAGCTCACGATCCAATGGGGCAAGATCGGCACGGCCGGTCAAAGCCAGGAGAAGGATCTTCCGAGCGAGCAGAAGGCGCAGGCCGAGCACGACAAGCTCGTCACGGAGAAGACCAAAAAGGGATATGTCGAGGTCGCGGCGGCTATGGCCGGCGCATCGAGCCCGAGCCCCGCGCCGAGGGCCGCGAAAAAGGCCGAGCCGCCTCCGGCCGAGCCGGCCCCGGCGCCCGCGCCTGCGCCCGCGTCCGCGTCCGCGGACGAGAAACCCGTCATTGAGCTCGACGCGGCTCGTTTCGTCTACCCCAGCACGTCCGTGCCCCATCGCAAGGGGCTCTTGCGCCCCTCCGCCGCCGATCTCGCGGCCGATCCCTGGCAGGCCGTCCGGACGGCGTGGATCCCGTGGGCGCCGCATTGTCCCTGGGACGAAATGGAGATCCCCGTCGAGATCGCGCCGGCCATTCGCGAGGCGCGCGCCTTCCTCGAAGGCACGGGCCCGACCGCGCTCTCTCCGCTCGCCGCGGCCGCGGTCTTCTCGCTGCTCGAAGTGCCTTTCGGAGGGGGCGCGTATCCCATTCTGCGTGCGCTCGCCGCGGCATCCGTCGCGAAGGACGGCCCGGCGTGGCTCATCGACATGGTCCTCGCCGCGATACGCGTCCGCCTCGAGCCGTCGCCCTACTACATCCGCAACAAGGAGGCCCCCGCGTTCCGCGGGTTCGTCCATCTCCCGGAGACCGTGGGCGTCTCCGAGATCGCGGGGGGCCCGACGAGCTTCTTCGCGTTTTACACGCAAAACCTCCCCGAGGACACCTACGCCGCCCTCGTCGAGGCCGTCTCGGCCCGCTGGCCCACGCTCTCCTACTGGCAGAAGCGCACCGTCCTCGCCTTGATCCCCGATCACACGCCCCTCGCCGACGCGCTCGGCGAGGAGTGGCTCGCGTGTGATGGTCACGTCGAAGGCTACGTCAAGCCCTCGTACGACAAGGACGGCATCAAGCCGGACTTCTATTTCGCCTATTCGCGCCCCATCCTCGTCAAGCTCGCGAAGAAGAGCGTGGCGATGTCGTTCTCGGGCAGCTACCTCGGCAACCATCTCTGGACCCTGCTCGGCCTCTGCGGCGCGGACGTCGTCCCCGTGTGCCGGATTCATTGCGACAACGCCGATTACGCGGCGTCCATCCGCGACGCGCTCGAGGTCGCGGGGTGCGTGCGCGGGGCCGAGACCGCCTCGCTCATGGCCTCGCAGCTCGCGCAGAAACGCGAGATCGCCGAGGTCGCCGAGAAATGGCTCCTGAAGAACCCCGCGCTCGCCGTCCCCCCGCTCGCGGACGCGATCGCCGCGGCCTCGGCGCTCGGCGATCGCGCCGCGCCGGTTTTTTTGCAGATCGACCGGACAACCCCTGGCCTCGCCGACAAACTCGACCTCCGCCCCGCCGCGCGCTCGGCGCTCCAGAAGCTCCGCGAGAAGATGGCCCCGCGGCCCGAGGCGTCGCCGGACGAGTTGCCCCGCATCCTCGCGAATCCGCCCTGGCTCTCGGGCAAACGCGCCGCCGCGCTCCCCGTCGTCGCGAACGTCGCGATGAAGGCGTACCCCGAGGTGCTGCACGACGAGGACGGGAGCCTCGCGCTGGTGAAAGCGGAGCGCGAGGCCGCGTGGAAAGGCTACAAGATGTCGTTCGCCACGGCCTCCGAGAACGTGGGCAAACGCTGGTACGGGAAGTACGTCTCGCAAAACTCGATGCAGCTCTCGGAGGCGGACCTGAGACGAGCCTTCGCCGAGTGGCCCGCCGACGCATGGGGCGCCGGGTATCACCCGCTCGTCCCGCTCGCCGTCCTCGGCCCCGACGCGATCGGCGGGTATCCGCGCATCGCCCAGAGCAATACGGCGCTCTTTTCGGCCGCGCTCGCCGACATCATGGAATCTCCGCGGCTCGCGGCCTTCTTCGCCCACGCCCGCTCGGTCAAATCCGCGCGGAAATCGGCCGAACGATGGTTCTCGAAGTTCCCGAAGGCCGCGGCCGTCGGCCTCGTCCCCGTGGCCGTCGGCGCACATACCCAGGCGCGGGAACGCGCGGAGGAAGCGCTGCGCTTTCTGGTCGCGAAGGGCCACGGTGAAATCGTCCGCGAGGTCGCCGAATCGTACGGCCCCGAGGTCGAGGCCGCCGTGAAGGCCGTCCTCTCCGCGGATCCGCGGGACCGGATCCCCGCGAAATTGCCGAAGATCGGCGATTGGGCCCGAAGCGAGGCCCTGCCGACGTTGCTGCTCGCGGGCCGCGAAAAGGCCCTGCCGAAATCGGCCGTCGAGGCCCTCTTCGTCATGCTGGCGATCTGCACGCCGGAGAACGTGTACGCCGGCGTGGAGGACGTGATCGCCGCCTGCGATCGGGCCTCACTGGAGGATTTCTCCTGGGCGATCTTCAACGAATGGCAGCGCGCCGGCGGCCCCTCCAAGGAGGCGTGGGGGATGCAGCAGCTCGGGCTCCTCGGCGGTGACGACGTCGCGCGCAAGCTCACGCCGCTCATCCGCGCGTGGCCCGGGGAGAACCTCCAGGCCCGCGCCGTCTCGGGCCTCGACATCCTCGCGCGTATCGGCTCCGACCTCGCCTTGATGCACATCCATGGCATCGCGCAGAAGGTGAAGTTCAAAGGCCTGCAGGAGAAGGCCCGCGAGAAGATGGACGAGATCGCGCAGAACCGCGGCCTCTCCGCCGACGAGCTCGCCGACCGGCTCGTGCCCGACCTCGACCTCGACGCGGACGGCTCGCGCACGCTCGATTTCGGCCCCCGGCAGTTCCGCGTCGGTTTCGACGAGGCCCTGAAGCCGTTCGTCGTGGATTCGTCCGGAAAAACGCTCACGGATCTCCCGAAGCCGAACAAATCGGACGACGCCGCGAAGGCCAAGGAGGCCGACGCGACCTGGAAGGCGCTGAAGAAGGACGTCAAGGCGATCGCGCAGAACCAGATCACGCGCCTCGAGCTCGCGATGTGCGCGGAGCGGCGCTGGGAGGTCGGTTCGTTCCGCGCCCTCTTCCTCGAACATCCGCTCCTCGTGCACCTCGTGCGGCGTCTCGTCTGGGGCGTCTATACCGAGGAAGGAAAATATCTCGCGGCCTTCCGCGTCGCCGAGGACAGCTCGCTCGCCGACGCGGACGACGCGGCGTTCAATCTGCCCGACGGCGCATACGTCGGGATCGTCCACCCGCTCGCGCTGCCCGAGGCCACGCGGGCGGCCTTCGGCCAGATCCTCGGCGATTACAGCATCGTCCAGCCCTTCCCCCAGATCGGCCGCGACACCTATGCCCCGACCGACGCCGAGGTGAACGACAGCAACATCAAGCGCCGCGCGGGGCAATTCGTGCCGGTGGGCAAGATCCTCGGCCTCGTCGAGCGCGGCTGGCGCAAGGGGCAACCGCAGGACGCGGGCTGGATCTGGGACATGTACAAGCCTTTGTCGGGCGGATGGACCGCGACGCTCCATCTGCGCACCGGCATCAGCGCCGACATGCAAATGACGGAGCCGAAGCAGGAGATCGGAGAGGTTCACGTCTCGAAGGGCCGGAACCACGACTCCGTCAAGCTCGGCACGCTCGGGCCGGTCGTGTTTTCGGAGCTCGTGCGGGACCTCGTGCAGCTCGGGAGCGCCTCGTGAAGAAGAAACAAGCGGCATTGCAGCGCGCGCCGGCGGAGCTCCTGTTCAAGGACGAGCTCGCGCGGCTCGCCGCGGAGGACACGGGCCCTCGCCCGCCCGGCTGGAGGCTCTCGCCGAGAGCCGTGCGGGCCTTCGTGCTCGGCGAGCCGTCGCGCGACATCAAGCCGAAATTCGTGGGCCATTCCGCGGTGATCGATCGGGCCATGGTCTCGCTCGCGACCTCGCGCGGCCTCTTGCTCATCGGCGAGCCCGGCACCGCGAAGAGCTGGCTCTCGGAGCTGCTCGCCGCGGCGATCTGCGGGCAATCGACGCTGACGGTGCAGGGCAGCGCGGCCACGAGCGAGGATCAGATCAAGTATTCGTGGAACTACGCATTGCTCCTCGCCGAGGGCCCGGGTGAACGTGCGCTCGTGCCCGGCCCCGTGCTCACGGGGATGCGCGAGGGCAAGGTCGTGCGATTCGAGGAGATCACGCGTTGCCCGGCCGAGGTGCAGGACGGGCTGCTCTCGATCCTCTCGGACCGCGTCCTCACGGTCCCCGAGCTCGGCGAGCCGGGCGTGGTCTTCGCGCGCGAGGGCTTCAACGTCATCGCCACGGCGAACACCCGCGACCGCGGGGTCAACGAGATGAGCGCGGCCCTCAAGCGCCGCTTCAATTTCGAGACGCTGTTCCCCATCGGCGACCTTTCGGCCGAGATCGAGCTCGTCCGCCGTGAATCCACGCGCCTGCTCGACGCGTCGGGCGTCAAGATGGTTTTACCGGAGCCGGTGCTCGAGGTCCTCGTCACCACGTTCCGCGAGCTCCGCACGGGGATCGCGGCCGACGGCCAGCCCGTCGAGCGGCTCTCGACCGTGCTCTCCACGGCCGAGGCGGTCTCGGTCGCGCACGCCGTCGGGGTCCGGGCGGCGTTCCTCGGCGACGGCGCGGCGCACCCGGGGGACGTGATCGATTGCCTCGCGGGCGCCGCGGTGAAGGACAACGCCGAGGACCTGGAGAAGCTCCGTCGTTATCTCGAGACCGTGGTGAGCAAGCGCAAGGCGCCGCATTGGGCCGCGCTGCACGCGGCGCGGTCGAGGCTCTAGGCCGTGGCGGGCCGGCTCCACGTCGTCGGCGTACGGCACCACAGCCCCGCGTGCGCGCGGCTCGTCTCGGCCGTGCTCGCGCGTGTCGACCCGGCCGTGGTGCTGATCGAAGGTCCGGCCGACTGGAACGAGAAAATGGCGGAGCTCGCGCTCGATCACGCGCCGCCCATCGCCATCTTCACGCATTACCTCACCGAGGACGGCCCCGTCTCGTCCTTCACGCCGTTCTGCGCGTTCTCTCCGGAGTGGATCGCGCTCCGGTGGGCATTCGAGCACGACAAACTCGTGCGGTTCTGCGACCTGCCCTCGTGGAGCAAGGCGTTCGTCGGGGTCGAGAATCGTTATCGCGACGAGGACGATCGATACGAACGGGCCGTCCTCGCGCTCTGCCGCCGCACCGGCACCTCCGACCTCGACGCGTTGTGGGATCACCTGTTCGAGGGCCGCTCCCCCGACGAGCTCGAGCCCGCGCTCGAGGCTTATTTCCAGCAAATACGCGGCGACGCAGAGGCCGACGAGCGCGACGCGCCTCGCGAGGCCTTCATGCGCGCCCATGCCTCGTGGGCGCTCACGCGCGGCGACGTCGTGCTCATTTGTGGCGGTTATCATGCGCCCGCGCTCGCCGATGCCCTGCCCGGCGGCCCCGAGCCCGTCCCGCCCGCGCCCTCGCTCGGCGGCCAGAGCCACCTCGTGCCCTGGACCTATACCCGCATGGACAGCTTCGCCGGATACCAGGCCGGTATGCCCTCGCCGATGTGGTGGGAGCTCGAATGGAAGCTCGGCGCGGACGTCGCGGAGGCCATGATCGAGCGCAGCATCGCGGCGCTCCGGTCGAATACGCAAAAGCCCACGGTCGCCGACCATATCGCCGCGCGTACGGGCATTCAGGCGCTCGCGGCGCTGCGGGGGCACGAGACGCCGAAGCGCGTGGACGTGCTCGACGGGCTGCTCTCCGCGCTCGTCCGCGAGCCGCTCCCCGGCCCGCCGCCGTGGTCGCGGCGCGGAATCGTGACGGGTGATCTCCACCCGACCCTCGCCACGCTGCTCCGCACCTTCACGGGGGATCGCGTCGGCCGTTTGTCCGCGGAGACCAAGCGCCCGCCGCTGCTCCGCGACGTGCACGAGACGCTCGCGAGGCTCGGGCTCTCGCCGCCGAGAAACCCCCGAACCATCTCGCTCGACTGGCGCATCGAGGGGGACCGCGACAAACTGCGGGCCCTGCATCGCCTGCGGTTGCTGGGGATCCCG comes from the Polyangium spumosum genome and includes:
- a CDS encoding AAA family ATPase, translated to MKKKQAALQRAPAELLFKDELARLAAEDTGPRPPGWRLSPRAVRAFVLGEPSRDIKPKFVGHSAVIDRAMVSLATSRGLLLIGEPGTAKSWLSELLAAAICGQSTLTVQGSAATSEDQIKYSWNYALLLAEGPGERALVPGPVLTGMREGKVVRFEEITRCPAEVQDGLLSILSDRVLTVPELGEPGVVFAREGFNVIATANTRDRGVNEMSAALKRRFNFETLFPIGDLSAEIELVRRESTRLLDASGVKMVLPEPVLEVLVTTFRELRTGIAADGQPVERLSTVLSTAEAVSVAHAVGVRAAFLGDGAAHPGDVIDCLAGAAVKDNAEDLEKLRRYLETVVSKRKAPHWAALHAARSRL
- a CDS encoding DUF5682 family protein, which produces MAGRLHVVGVRHHSPACARLVSAVLARVDPAVVLIEGPADWNEKMAELALDHAPPIAIFTHYLTEDGPVSSFTPFCAFSPEWIALRWAFEHDKLVRFCDLPSWSKAFVGVENRYRDEDDRYERAVLALCRRTGTSDLDALWDHLFEGRSPDELEPALEAYFQQIRGDAEADERDAPREAFMRAHASWALTRGDVVLICGGYHAPALADALPGGPEPVPPAPSLGGQSHLVPWTYTRMDSFAGYQAGMPSPMWWELEWKLGADVAEAMIERSIAALRSNTQKPTVADHIAARTGIQALAALRGHETPKRVDVLDGLLSALVREPLPGPPPWSRRGIVTGDLHPTLATLLRTFTGDRVGRLSAETKRPPLLRDVHETLARLGLSPPRNPRTISLDWRIEGDRDKLRALHRLRLLGIPGFVRTSGPSWGTDAKMAEAFRLVWRPDQDPAIIEASRWGSTLEGAVSLLLSHRLLEAETLGARVDALGDAAFVGLTKLAGEIVELVANAVASTPSLGALGPAVEKLLGLWRHGEWLEVVGAPLFSPVLRAAGERSLSLLAGIQGTDLLPADLQAMRALAELLRHGEALGLDPVDGRAALARRITDRAAPAMLRGAALGAIWLLDSEAAPVDTAIDGALSASSEGRLGDYLAGLFALARGPALRDDRLVGAVDAALGKLDDDAFLVALPALRLAFSWFPPAERARIGALLAGRWGKRPDASWIGDVPADVLQAGLALDARVLSWGRALGVLE
- a CDS encoding WGR and DUF4132 domain-containing protein, yielding MRRFEFVDGSSKKFWQIEREGAKLTIQWGKIGTAGQSQEKDLPSEQKAQAEHDKLVTEKTKKGYVEVAAAMAGASSPSPAPRAAKKAEPPPAEPAPAPAPAPASASADEKPVIELDAARFVYPSTSVPHRKGLLRPSAADLAADPWQAVRTAWIPWAPHCPWDEMEIPVEIAPAIREARAFLEGTGPTALSPLAAAAVFSLLEVPFGGGAYPILRALAAASVAKDGPAWLIDMVLAAIRVRLEPSPYYIRNKEAPAFRGFVHLPETVGVSEIAGGPTSFFAFYTQNLPEDTYAALVEAVSARWPTLSYWQKRTVLALIPDHTPLADALGEEWLACDGHVEGYVKPSYDKDGIKPDFYFAYSRPILVKLAKKSVAMSFSGSYLGNHLWTLLGLCGADVVPVCRIHCDNADYAASIRDALEVAGCVRGAETASLMASQLAQKREIAEVAEKWLLKNPALAVPPLADAIAAASALGDRAAPVFLQIDRTTPGLADKLDLRPAARSALQKLREKMAPRPEASPDELPRILANPPWLSGKRAAALPVVANVAMKAYPEVLHDEDGSLALVKAEREAAWKGYKMSFATASENVGKRWYGKYVSQNSMQLSEADLRRAFAEWPADAWGAGYHPLVPLAVLGPDAIGGYPRIAQSNTALFSAALADIMESPRLAAFFAHARSVKSARKSAERWFSKFPKAAAVGLVPVAVGAHTQARERAEEALRFLVAKGHGEIVREVAESYGPEVEAAVKAVLSADPRDRIPAKLPKIGDWARSEALPTLLLAGREKALPKSAVEALFVMLAICTPENVYAGVEDVIAACDRASLEDFSWAIFNEWQRAGGPSKEAWGMQQLGLLGGDDVARKLTPLIRAWPGENLQARAVSGLDILARIGSDLALMHIHGIAQKVKFKGLQEKAREKMDEIAQNRGLSADELADRLVPDLDLDADGSRTLDFGPRQFRVGFDEALKPFVVDSSGKTLTDLPKPNKSDDAAKAKEADATWKALKKDVKAIAQNQITRLELAMCAERRWEVGSFRALFLEHPLLVHLVRRLVWGVYTEEGKYLAAFRVAEDSSLADADDAAFNLPDGAYVGIVHPLALPEATRAAFGQILGDYSIVQPFPQIGRDTYAPTDAEVNDSNIKRRAGQFVPVGKILGLVERGWRKGQPQDAGWIWDMYKPLSGGWTATLHLRTGISADMQMTEPKQEIGEVHVSKGRNHDSVKLGTLGPVVFSELVRDLVQLGSAS